From a region of the Actinopolymorpha singaporensis genome:
- a CDS encoding gas vesicle protein GvpG: MGLVTGLLTLPLAPVRGVGWIAEQVLDLGEQQYYDVARIRGELADLSDAYDAGLLTEEEFDVAEDEILDRLEEAQRRGTGQRRPAG; the protein is encoded by the coding sequence ATGGGACTGGTCACCGGACTGCTCACGTTGCCGCTGGCGCCGGTGCGCGGCGTGGGCTGGATCGCCGAGCAGGTCCTCGACCTGGGCGAGCAGCAGTACTACGACGTCGCCCGCATCCGCGGTGAACTGGCGGATCTTTCCGACGCCTACGACGCGGGCCTGCTCACCGAGGAGGAGTTCGACGTCGCCGAGGACGAGATCCTCGACCGGCTTGAGGAAGCACAGCGACGCGGCACCGGACAACGGCGTCCGGCCGGCTGA
- a CDS encoding glycoside hydrolase family 9 protein translates to MKNNAGGRPGAVDPGLGAGGGDEWKKATGSRIRVNQVGYLPTGPKGATVVTRSNEPLPWQLRDANGRVVAGGRSTPRGTDQASGQNVQTVDFSRYDRQGRGYTLRMDGQTSLPFDISAQNYAKLRNSAFRFFYHQRSGTPILASLVGEKYARPAGHVGVGANGDDSDVPCQPGVCKYRLDVHGGWYDAADHGKYVVNGGLAVSQLFGTWERAKHSRTGDPKALGDGTLSIPEHRNGVPDVLDEARWEMEFLLRMQVPSGNPLAGMAHHKMHDRAWTGLPMAPQDDPQPRELHRPSTAATLNLAAAGAQCARVFAPYDKAFANRCLGAAKTAWAAAKRHPKLYAPDSDSTGGGAYGDANVTDEFYWAAAELALTTGERPYLDAMRASPLHKAQVFTPVGFGWQSVAPVARLDLATVPGKVPASERRAAQASVVRAANSYLATQRGQAYGLPMPGGPEYYGWGSNSNVLNNLAVLSTAYDITGKDAYRTGALQGMDYLLGRNALNQSYVTGYGKKVSHNLHSRAFAHELDKRLPPPPPGFLAGGPNTALQDPVAQQRLAGCKPQLCYVDDIQSYSTNEYAINWNSALVWMTSFVADQGTGAGRGRV, encoded by the coding sequence GTGAAGAACAACGCCGGCGGGCGTCCCGGCGCTGTCGACCCCGGCCTCGGCGCGGGTGGTGGCGACGAGTGGAAGAAGGCCACCGGAAGCCGGATCCGGGTCAACCAGGTCGGCTACCTTCCCACCGGACCGAAGGGCGCCACGGTGGTCACCCGGTCAAACGAACCGTTGCCGTGGCAGCTGCGCGACGCCAACGGCCGGGTGGTGGCCGGCGGGCGGTCGACGCCGCGCGGAACCGACCAGGCGTCGGGGCAGAACGTCCAGACCGTCGACTTCTCCCGCTACGACCGGCAGGGCAGGGGTTACACGCTGCGGATGGACGGCCAGACCAGTCTGCCGTTCGACATCTCCGCGCAGAACTACGCGAAGCTGCGCAACAGCGCCTTCCGCTTCTTCTACCACCAGCGCAGCGGCACCCCGATCCTCGCTTCCCTGGTCGGTGAGAAGTACGCCCGGCCCGCCGGCCACGTCGGTGTGGGTGCCAACGGCGACGACTCCGACGTGCCCTGTCAACCCGGGGTTTGCAAGTACCGCCTCGACGTGCACGGTGGGTGGTACGACGCCGCCGACCACGGCAAGTACGTCGTCAACGGCGGGTTGGCGGTGTCCCAGCTGTTCGGCACCTGGGAACGCGCGAAGCACTCCCGGACCGGAGATCCCAAGGCTCTCGGCGACGGCACGCTGAGCATCCCCGAACACCGCAACGGCGTGCCGGACGTCCTGGACGAGGCACGGTGGGAGATGGAGTTCCTGCTCCGCATGCAGGTCCCGTCCGGGAATCCGCTGGCGGGGATGGCGCACCACAAGATGCACGACCGGGCGTGGACCGGACTGCCGATGGCGCCCCAGGACGACCCGCAGCCGCGCGAGCTGCACCGGCCCTCTACTGCCGCGACGCTGAACCTCGCCGCGGCCGGCGCCCAGTGCGCCCGCGTCTTCGCGCCGTATGACAAGGCGTTCGCCAACCGCTGCCTGGGAGCTGCGAAGACGGCATGGGCGGCGGCGAAGCGGCACCCCAAGCTCTACGCGCCGGACAGCGACAGCACCGGTGGTGGCGCGTACGGCGACGCCAACGTGACCGACGAGTTCTACTGGGCGGCCGCCGAGCTCGCGCTCACCACGGGCGAGCGTCCCTACCTCGACGCGATGCGGGCCTCGCCGCTGCACAAGGCGCAGGTGTTCACTCCCGTCGGGTTCGGCTGGCAGTCCGTGGCCCCGGTGGCCCGGCTCGACCTCGCGACGGTGCCGGGGAAGGTCCCGGCGTCCGAACGCCGAGCCGCCCAGGCGTCGGTGGTCCGGGCGGCGAACAGCTACCTCGCCACGCAGCGAGGCCAGGCGTACGGCCTCCCGATGCCCGGCGGGCCGGAGTACTACGGCTGGGGTTCGAACTCCAACGTGCTCAACAATCTGGCCGTCCTGTCCACGGCGTACGACATCACCGGGAAGGACGCCTACCGCACGGGTGCGCTGCAGGGGATGGACTACCTCCTCGGACGCAACGCGCTGAACCAGTCCTACGTCACCGGCTACGGCAAGAAGGTCTCCCACAACCTGCACAGCCGGGCGTTCGCGCACGAGCTGGACAAGCGGCTGCCGCCACCGCCGCCGGGATTCCTGGCCGGCGGACCGAACACCGCCCTGCAGGACCCGGTGGCACAGCAGCGGCTGGCGGGCTGCAAACCGCAGTTGTGCTACGTGGACGACATCCAGTCCTACTCCACCAACGAGTACGCCATCAACTGGAACTCCGCGCTGGTGTGGATGACGTCGTTCGTGGCCGACCAGGGCACCGGCGCAGGACGCGGCCGGGTCTGA
- a CDS encoding SRPBCC family protein, with product MSQAGFGRARPDKVSLSDIGGGIRKAAGRNPATQRLFEAAQGFAAAKAEKVLGKVGDKVSGATKNLTGIAEGDDDGGGMVGEMVKETLSGSSPGKAAAKAGVQGLKEKVKGIFGRGKGKSSGGKYMNIVEDLYVPVPARMAYNHWTQYQDFPKWSKGVQSVDFDKEDETKSSWKAKIAWSNRNWKATTSDQIPDDRIVWRSEGQTVVNGAVSFHQLEDNLTQVLLLLEYHPHGFFEKTANLWRAQGRRARLDFKLFRHYVTVEADPEEEGWRGEIRDGELVRDHDEVMREEEEERERERGDEEEEERERERGDEEDEDRGEEDRGEEEDEDRDEEDESEEEDEDRDEEDEGERPPRQRQRPRERQRERSGRR from the coding sequence ATGAGCCAGGCAGGATTCGGACGAGCCCGCCCCGACAAGGTGAGTCTCTCCGACATCGGCGGCGGCATCCGCAAGGCCGCCGGCCGCAACCCCGCGACCCAGCGTCTCTTCGAGGCGGCCCAGGGGTTCGCGGCGGCAAAAGCCGAAAAGGTGCTGGGGAAGGTCGGTGACAAGGTGAGTGGCGCGACGAAGAACCTCACCGGGATCGCCGAGGGAGACGACGACGGAGGCGGCATGGTCGGGGAAATGGTGAAGGAGACACTGAGCGGGTCCTCGCCGGGCAAGGCGGCGGCCAAGGCCGGTGTGCAGGGGCTGAAGGAGAAGGTGAAAGGCATCTTCGGCCGCGGGAAGGGCAAGTCCTCCGGTGGGAAGTACATGAACATAGTGGAGGACCTCTACGTCCCTGTCCCGGCACGGATGGCCTACAACCACTGGACGCAGTACCAGGACTTTCCCAAGTGGTCAAAGGGAGTGCAGAGCGTGGACTTCGACAAGGAGGACGAGACGAAGAGCTCCTGGAAGGCGAAGATCGCCTGGTCCAACCGGAACTGGAAAGCGACGACCAGCGACCAGATCCCCGACGACCGGATCGTGTGGCGATCGGAGGGACAGACGGTGGTCAACGGCGCGGTCAGCTTCCACCAACTGGAGGACAACCTCACCCAGGTGCTGCTGCTCCTCGAGTACCACCCGCACGGCTTCTTCGAGAAGACCGCCAACCTGTGGCGTGCGCAGGGGCGCCGCGCACGCCTGGACTTCAAACTGTTCCGGCACTACGTGACGGTGGAGGCCGACCCGGAGGAGGAAGGCTGGCGCGGTGAGATCCGTGACGGGGAACTCGTTCGCGACCACGACGAGGTGATGCGCGAGGAGGAGGAAGAACGCGAGCGGGAACGCGGTGACGAAGAGGAAGAAGAACGCGAGCGGGAACGCGGCGACGAAGAGGACGAGGACCGCGGCGAGGAGGACCGCGGCGAGGAGGAGGACGAGGACCGCGACGAGGAAGACGAGAGCGAGGAGGAGGACGAGGACCGCGACGAGGAAGACGAGGGCGAGAGGCCGCCCAGGCAGAGGCAGAGGCCGAGGGAGCGGCAGAGGGAGCGATCGGGCCGGCGTTGA